A single Rhodothermales bacterium DNA region contains:
- a CDS encoding family 10 glycosylhydrolase: MICEVRAQSPKHEFRGAWIATVINLDWPSRSTTSTSVKQAELQAMLDDLAALGVNSVMFQVRTECDALYNSPFEPWSVYLTGQQGRAPDPYFDPLEFAVDEAHARGMSLHAWLNPFRCEREVGRYALASDHPVVENPEWMLTLESNSTPGLFHTILNPGLDAVHDYVAEIVDDVLRRYDVDGIHFDDYFYPYPPYEMGSSDLSTFDANPRGFANLDDWRRDNINRFVARINSVVQQVKPDAVFGISPFGIWRSGTPQGIVGLSGADALFADARAWLDAGTVDYLAPQLYWPFGGGQDFAALADWWVSVSNGRHLYPGLAAYRADPNTAPGTPFASTEIPAQIRFGRSVADGHILFRTQNIRGTAVADSVDGLYARPAIPPPMNHRDLFPPDPVDNLRATKGADGTVTLEWDPSIFGFALARSFAVYRAEGASPPDTRAMTASSESLLGRAFGPSYTDRPGGSGPYHYVVTALSSNSAESAESGVVTVSDLSTAADAVPIAQRLEVWPNPFDDVLSIKGHGEITVHDALGRLVWQSAVGGVREWRAHVAPGVYLVRLMGASGPESRLVVHR, translated from the coding sequence ATGATATGCGAGGTCCGTGCACAGTCTCCAAAGCACGAATTCCGGGGGGCCTGGATCGCCACCGTCATCAATCTGGACTGGCCCAGTCGCTCCACGACCTCCACCAGCGTGAAGCAGGCGGAACTGCAGGCCATGCTGGACGACCTGGCGGCGCTGGGAGTCAACAGCGTCATGTTTCAGGTGCGCACCGAATGCGACGCGCTCTACAACTCCCCGTTTGAGCCCTGGAGCGTGTACCTGACCGGCCAGCAGGGGCGCGCCCCGGATCCGTACTTCGACCCGCTGGAATTCGCCGTCGATGAGGCGCACGCCCGCGGCATGTCCCTGCACGCCTGGCTCAACCCCTTTCGTTGCGAGCGCGAGGTAGGGCGCTACGCGCTGGCCTCAGACCACCCGGTGGTCGAGAATCCCGAGTGGATGCTTACGCTCGAGTCCAACTCGACGCCAGGCCTGTTCCACACCATCCTGAACCCGGGCCTGGACGCCGTGCACGACTACGTGGCGGAAATCGTGGACGATGTGCTCCGGCGCTACGACGTGGACGGCATCCATTTCGACGACTACTTCTATCCCTATCCGCCGTACGAGATGGGGTCATCCGACCTGTCGACGTTCGATGCCAATCCGCGCGGCTTCGCCAACCTCGATGACTGGCGCCGGGACAACATCAACCGGTTCGTCGCCCGCATCAATTCGGTGGTGCAACAGGTGAAGCCGGACGCGGTGTTCGGCATCAGCCCCTTCGGGATCTGGCGCAGCGGAACGCCGCAGGGGATTGTCGGACTGTCCGGCGCCGATGCGCTTTTCGCGGATGCCCGGGCCTGGCTGGATGCGGGCACGGTAGACTACCTGGCGCCTCAGTTGTACTGGCCGTTCGGGGGCGGGCAGGACTTTGCGGCGCTTGCGGACTGGTGGGTGAGCGTCTCCAACGGCCGACACCTGTACCCCGGACTGGCGGCCTACCGCGCAGACCCCAACACGGCCCCCGGCACCCCCTTTGCCAGCACGGAGATCCCTGCCCAGATCAGGTTCGGTCGCAGCGTGGCAGACGGACACATCCTGTTCCGAACGCAAAACATCAGGGGCACCGCGGTCGCGGATTCTGTCGATGGGCTCTACGCACGTCCGGCGATCCCGCCTCCCATGAATCATCGGGACCTGTTTCCTCCGGACCCGGTCGATAACCTGAGGGCCACCAAGGGCGCCGACGGGACCGTCACGCTTGAATGGGACCCGTCCATCTTCGGCTTTGCACTGGCGCGCTCGTTCGCAGTCTACCGGGCGGAGGGTGCTTCTCCGCCCGACACCCGGGCGATGACCGCATCGTCAGAAAGCCTGCTTGGCAGGGCATTCGGGCCGAGTTACACGGACCGGCCGGGTGGTTCTGGTCCCTATCACTACGTCGTGACGGCTCTCAGCTCGAATTCGGCGGAAAGCGCGGAAAGCGGCGTGGTGACCGTGTCGGATCTCTCCACCGCAGCGGATGCAGTCCCTATTGCACAGCGGCTTGAGGTGTGGCCGAATCCGTTTGATGATGTGCTGTCGATCAAGGGCCACGGGGAGATCACCGTGCACGACGCGTTGGGTCGGCTTGTCTGGCAGTCTGCCGTAGGCGGCGTCAGGGAGTGGCGGGCCCATGTGGCTCCAGGCGTGTATCTGGTGCGCCTGATGGGGGCAAGCGGCCCGGAATCCCGTCTTGTGGTGCACCGCTGA
- a CDS encoding T9SS type A sorting domain-containing protein gives MKRALPLALAVLFVGTATAQTTEFVYNPPRTGELTDPLPVYSHNGVRGLSGPWDMDRDGKLEILAAQHDAAGGRVFVFESAGADAWEMVYATAMIDSSSSSSNTRYATAGDLDGDGNWEIIYVAGNGYDAGLDPNLAHGVYVWEHDGTVGSDNYGSYPASIGQYSVAGGDASPGFARAQNLQAADVDNDGVMELLIPSDGASANDIMYVVSVVGTFEPGGAGTGFESWVVEHREAPRQRGLGGGSPYDIIAADLNGDGFMDLSYHTWNNLNFFNVTTNGPDTYLAPADGQFFKAAPGDNVALFGGVAVDIDDDGNDEIFYPDLMTNQLTVIDYADFEDVREIGAAHVYHNVIDIGGSGGSAVGDLDDDGALEIIVGGPGYGVGSRNSGAPSTFIRVAEFNGGSVTDGANYSVTAIDTSSPADTMGFHTVHRDSMGTMSTYYEYARSKQGVTDNSADPVFTSGIAYMGDADNDGFVEIALTFQGVDDSLYVYSEVWNADSLRYDRTIASRMEAPTRPFVRVISMDGMSVAREDDRIVLPSDYLLSANYPNPFNPSTNFTVTLPLEKSISVRVYDVTGRLVKTIVNQQLLNAGTYEFTWDGTNESGAQVASGTYLYALEYGNFRQSRTMVLLK, from the coding sequence ATGAAACGAGCGCTACCCCTGGCTTTGGCCGTTCTCTTCGTTGGCACGGCCACGGCGCAAACTACGGAGTTTGTGTACAATCCTCCGCGGACAGGCGAACTCACTGACCCCCTGCCTGTCTATTCTCACAATGGCGTACGCGGCCTGTCGGGCCCCTGGGACATGGACCGGGACGGCAAGCTGGAGATTCTCGCAGCACAGCACGATGCGGCCGGTGGCCGTGTGTTCGTTTTTGAAAGTGCAGGTGCCGACGCCTGGGAAATGGTCTACGCGACGGCCATGATCGATTCGTCCAGCTCCAGCAGCAATACCCGGTATGCGACCGCGGGTGACCTGGACGGGGACGGCAACTGGGAGATCATCTACGTGGCCGGCAACGGTTACGACGCGGGTCTCGATCCGAACCTCGCGCATGGTGTCTACGTGTGGGAGCATGACGGAACCGTCGGCTCCGACAACTATGGATCCTATCCGGCCAGCATCGGCCAGTACAGTGTGGCCGGCGGTGACGCCTCGCCGGGCTTCGCCCGAGCCCAGAACCTGCAGGCCGCCGACGTGGACAACGACGGAGTGATGGAGCTTCTCATTCCCTCCGACGGTGCAAGCGCCAACGACATCATGTACGTCGTCTCAGTTGTGGGCACATTCGAGCCCGGCGGAGCCGGCACCGGATTCGAGAGCTGGGTGGTGGAGCATCGTGAAGCACCGCGTCAGCGTGGGCTGGGCGGAGGGTCGCCGTACGACATCATCGCGGCGGACCTCAATGGAGACGGGTTCATGGACCTGTCCTACCATACCTGGAATAACCTGAACTTCTTCAACGTCACCACCAACGGGCCGGACACGTATCTCGCCCCGGCAGACGGACAGTTCTTCAAAGCCGCGCCCGGCGACAACGTAGCGCTGTTTGGCGGCGTGGCGGTGGACATCGATGACGACGGGAATGATGAGATCTTCTACCCGGATCTCATGACGAACCAGCTCACCGTTATCGACTACGCCGACTTCGAGGATGTACGCGAAATCGGAGCCGCGCACGTGTACCACAACGTCATCGACATCGGCGGATCGGGCGGATCGGCAGTAGGCGACCTGGATGATGACGGAGCGCTGGAGATCATCGTCGGCGGCCCGGGCTACGGCGTGGGTTCGCGCAATTCGGGCGCGCCCTCCACCTTCATCCGGGTGGCAGAGTTCAACGGCGGATCCGTGACCGACGGAGCCAACTACTCCGTGACGGCCATCGACACCTCTTCGCCGGCCGATACGATGGGCTTCCACACGGTGCATCGGGATTCGATGGGCACGATGAGCACCTACTACGAATACGCCCGCTCCAAGCAGGGCGTGACCGACAACTCCGCGGACCCGGTCTTCACGTCGGGAATCGCCTACATGGGCGATGCGGACAACGACGGTTTTGTGGAAATCGCGCTGACCTTCCAGGGGGTTGACGACAGCCTCTACGTCTACAGCGAAGTGTGGAATGCGGACTCGCTGCGCTACGATCGCACGATCGCATCTCGCATGGAAGCGCCGACCCGGCCCTTCGTGCGTGTCATTTCCATGGACGGCATGAGTGTCGCCCGCGAAGACGACCGCATTGTTCTGCCGTCGGACTATCTGCTGTCGGCGAACTACCCGAACCCGTTCAATCCGTCGACCAACTTCACCGTGACGCTTCCTCTTGAGAAGTCCATCAGCGTGAGGGTCTACGATGTGACGGGTCGCCTGGTGAAGACGATCGTCAATCAGCAGCTGTTGAATGCCGGTACGTACGAATTCACCTGGGACGGCACGAACGAGTCCGGGGCGCAGGTAGCCTCCGGCACGTATCTCTACGCCCTCGAGTACGGCAACTTCAGGCAGAGTCGCACAATGGTGCTGCTCAAGTAG
- a CDS encoding transporter yields MRFPLCALILALLVLPASGQTISTDRPDFGASTSVLPMRTVQLEAGVKRTRIDDSNADQVLESLLRFGIASPIELRLGWTGINRFTDANGTSTSGSGDISVGAKAVLSEGGRRAPSSALILTMSLPSGADAFSAGETVPEARLALGWSLAGQLGLTLNAGSYWTPAPPGLFGDDDGRDRNDFYSVTLGRSTDRGHTVYGEVFGLLLPDDVEDAHHFGVGYAFLLRDTAQLDVYIGSGLGGSAPDAFIGAGFAVRLPE; encoded by the coding sequence ATGCGCTTCCCGTTGTGCGCGCTGATTCTGGCGCTTCTGGTCCTGCCGGCATCCGGTCAGACCATCTCCACCGACCGCCCGGATTTCGGTGCGTCGACCAGTGTGTTGCCCATGCGCACGGTGCAGCTGGAGGCCGGGGTAAAGCGGACTCGTATCGATGACTCCAACGCAGATCAGGTCCTGGAGAGTCTGCTGCGCTTCGGCATTGCTTCGCCGATTGAGTTGCGCCTGGGCTGGACGGGAATCAATCGGTTTACAGACGCAAATGGAACATCCACCTCTGGATCCGGGGATATTTCCGTGGGCGCCAAAGCTGTGCTCTCGGAGGGAGGAAGACGCGCACCCTCCTCGGCTCTCATTCTGACGATGTCCCTGCCTTCTGGAGCAGATGCATTCTCCGCCGGAGAGACGGTGCCCGAAGCCCGACTGGCACTGGGATGGTCGCTTGCAGGCCAGCTCGGTCTGACCCTCAACGCGGGATCCTACTGGACGCCAGCGCCGCCGGGGTTGTTTGGCGATGACGACGGCCGGGACCGCAACGACTTCTACTCGGTGACCCTCGGCCGGTCAACAGACCGCGGGCATACTGTCTACGGCGAAGTATTCGGGCTCCTCCTGCCAGACGATGTGGAAGATGCCCATCATTTCGGCGTGGGATACGCCTTCCTCCTCCGCGACACCGCGCAGCTGGACGTCTACATCGGATCGGGCCTGGGCGGCTCGGCTCCCGACGCGTTTATTGGTGCCGGCTTTGCCGTCAGACTGCCTGAATAA
- a CDS encoding PorV/PorQ family protein — protein MRIILTSLLLLFLVPTAVAQTFGEEGDGTKTITKVATTSAQFLKLGVGARAIGLGGTFVAEASDLSAMYWNPAGLSRMGGSGVQFNHTQYLADINYSVAAFGFNLGAIGSIGASLIYLDSGDMAVRTTARPTGTGERFKVQDLAIQLTYARNLTDRFSLGSNLKYIREQIWHSTASAMAFDVGVLFTTPYRSLRLGASMANFGPKMQMSGRDILFSTDPGVNQSGNVEVVNAEFLMDEHALPLLFRVGLAWDAVNTQQHRVVLLTDAAHPNDNSQYVNIGGEYSFRDLVFLRGGFRNLLETDGEQGLTLGGGLNLRIDRSVRVRIDYAFADFGILEQTHWYTFNLQF, from the coding sequence ATGCGAATTATCCTGACCTCCCTCCTGCTGCTCTTTCTGGTGCCGACCGCGGTCGCCCAGACGTTCGGCGAGGAGGGCGATGGCACCAAAACCATCACCAAAGTTGCGACGACCTCGGCCCAGTTTCTGAAGCTCGGAGTGGGTGCGCGGGCCATCGGCCTCGGCGGCACCTTTGTAGCAGAGGCGTCCGACTTGTCTGCGATGTACTGGAATCCTGCCGGCCTGTCCCGCATGGGCGGCTCCGGTGTGCAGTTCAATCACACGCAGTACCTGGCCGACATCAACTACAGCGTGGCGGCGTTCGGCTTCAACCTGGGGGCCATTGGCTCGATCGGGGCCAGCCTGATCTACCTGGACTCCGGGGACATGGCGGTGCGCACGACCGCGCGTCCCACCGGCACCGGGGAGCGCTTCAAGGTGCAGGATCTGGCCATCCAGCTGACCTACGCCCGCAATCTGACGGACCGCTTCAGTCTGGGCTCCAACCTGAAGTACATCCGGGAGCAAATCTGGCACTCGACGGCCTCGGCCATGGCGTTCGACGTCGGCGTGTTGTTCACCACGCCGTACCGCTCACTGCGTCTGGGAGCCAGCATGGCCAATTTCGGCCCGAAGATGCAGATGAGTGGTCGTGACATCCTGTTCTCGACAGACCCCGGCGTCAACCAGTCCGGCAACGTGGAGGTGGTCAATGCCGAGTTCCTGATGGATGAGCACGCCCTTCCGCTGCTCTTTCGGGTAGGTCTGGCGTGGGACGCCGTCAATACCCAGCAGCACCGAGTGGTCCTGCTGACCGATGCCGCCCATCCGAACGACAACAGTCAATACGTGAACATCGGCGGTGAATACTCCTTCAGGGATCTGGTCTTCCTGCGCGGCGGCTTCCGCAATCTGCTGGAGACAGACGGCGAACAGGGGCTGACCCTGGGCGGCGGCCTCAATCTGCGCATCGACCGCTCCGTGCGCGTGCGCATCGACTACGCATTTGCCGACTTCGGCATTCTGGAGCAGACCCACTGGTACACCTTTAACCTTCAGTTCTAG
- a CDS encoding N-acetylmuramoyl-L-alanine amidase produces the protein MRLLWGLVLVLVAMPARAQMLDDLDGRLTEPAQRSETAGKRTTLTLTSGALNAPLSGVALEAVSADRALEADIRFQRNGAWGPWLPMRVVRSATGDEFVAGYRGDVLEPAVQFEIRMVAEASIEVGRTVTFDNRQDADGFADDTPFLAPLAGAENGTIIPPPLITRSEWGAGPFVRGNPVPLASPSHDFMTFHHAAGFSATTRDEGIAQVKAIQDLHQDIRGWSDIGYHFVIDRGGRLYQGRPFLNSAGSLNDLPVFARGAHVGGANTGNIGICMLGCYHPPEGGNCQDEITAEALDTYVTLFAFLSERYGVAPSQIRGHRDFSSTACPGDNNYALLPGIRTAVTELLITGNQPIAQATLTAEPGADGVVQVNWEFVADFGVVSHRLERWIDGERDAVLVRGQGAPPATFADAGVQSAEPVNYRLYVTGSDGREQRVASIEVSLDLPVRHTVSEVFPNPASGRVHFRYFMPSRGRVDLALYDTMGRRVAQLADGVQEGERWYAVPYDVGTLAGGVYHYRLVVEGFSGVVFDRAETLVVNR, from the coding sequence ATGCGCCTTCTTTGGGGGCTTGTGCTCGTGCTCGTGGCCATGCCGGCCCGGGCACAAATGCTCGATGACCTTGACGGCCGCCTGACCGAGCCCGCTCAGCGCTCAGAAACGGCAGGTAAACGCACCACGCTCACGTTGACTTCCGGAGCGCTGAATGCCCCGCTGTCGGGCGTGGCGCTGGAGGCAGTCTCCGCGGACCGGGCACTGGAAGCGGATATCCGGTTTCAGCGCAACGGGGCGTGGGGACCCTGGCTGCCCATGCGCGTCGTGCGATCAGCGACCGGCGATGAGTTCGTGGCTGGGTATCGGGGCGATGTGCTTGAGCCCGCCGTGCAATTCGAGATCCGCATGGTCGCCGAGGCATCGATTGAAGTAGGGCGAACGGTAACGTTCGATAACCGGCAGGATGCGGACGGTTTTGCGGACGACACGCCGTTTCTGGCCCCGCTGGCCGGCGCGGAGAATGGCACCATCATCCCTCCCCCCCTGATCACGCGTTCAGAGTGGGGCGCCGGACCGTTTGTGCGCGGCAACCCGGTGCCACTGGCGAGCCCATCGCACGACTTCATGACCTTCCACCACGCCGCGGGCTTCTCTGCCACGACGCGGGACGAGGGCATCGCGCAGGTGAAGGCCATCCAGGACCTGCATCAGGACATCCGCGGCTGGAGTGACATCGGCTACCACTTTGTGATCGACCGCGGCGGCCGGCTGTACCAGGGCCGCCCGTTTCTCAACAGCGCGGGATCGCTGAACGATTTGCCCGTGTTTGCCCGAGGCGCGCATGTGGGCGGTGCGAATACCGGCAACATCGGCATATGCATGCTGGGGTGCTACCATCCGCCGGAGGGTGGCAACTGCCAGGACGAGATCACCGCCGAGGCCCTGGACACGTATGTGACGCTGTTTGCCTTCCTCAGTGAGCGGTATGGCGTGGCGCCGTCCCAGATTCGGGGTCATCGCGACTTCAGCTCGACCGCTTGTCCGGGAGACAACAATTACGCCCTCCTGCCAGGCATCCGAACCGCGGTCACGGAACTGCTGATTACCGGCAACCAGCCCATCGCACAGGCAACCCTGACGGCCGAACCCGGCGCGGACGGCGTGGTGCAGGTCAACTGGGAGTTCGTGGCAGATTTCGGCGTGGTCAGCCACCGTCTGGAGCGCTGGATTGACGGCGAGCGCGACGCGGTGCTCGTGCGCGGCCAGGGTGCTCCGCCGGCCACGTTCGCGGACGCCGGCGTGCAGAGCGCCGAACCGGTGAACTACAGACTGTACGTGACCGGCTCCGACGGCCGGGAGCAGCGGGTGGCCTCCATTGAGGTGAGCCTGGACCTGCCGGTGCGACATACCGTCTCCGAGGTCTTTCCGAACCCTGCCTCTGGCCGGGTCCATTTCCGGTACTTCATGCCGTCTCGCGGCCGGGTCGATCTTGCGCTCTATGACACCATGGGGCGGCGGGTTGCGCAACTCGCCGACGGCGTGCAGGAAGGCGAGCGATGGTATGCCGTTCCTTACGACGTGGGCACGCTTGCCGGCGGGGTCTACCACTATCGGTTGGTGGTCGAAGGGTTTTCGGGAGTGGTGTTCGACAGGGCCGAAACGCTGGTTGTGAACCGCTGA
- a CDS encoding carboxypeptidase-like regulatory domain-containing protein, with the protein MRSTRVLLLLLFVLIIPEAHAQVGKIAGRVTDAVSGEPLIGVNVLIESTQQGTVTDLDGNYVILNVRPGDYTLVFSYIGFATQRINEVRVITGQTTRYDLEMSEQVIEGEEVIVTAERPLIQKDLTASKKTVLAEEIEALPVESFFGVLVTQAGVTTGPGGEIHVRGGRSNEVAYLVDGMSVGNPFSTNGLATSVATDAIQEMTVISGAFNAEYGKAMSGIVNLVTKEGGDRYEGSFSFYGGDTWTRHEDLYLSPGFMSSEAGRLGVYTMEGTLSGPLPFARKVRVFLSGRLDESEGYIWGRREHLPSDSANFNGDEGLLETIREFIPDYNGPAWYYELHGKPWYEYGEGEEIPADPVNMNPSEGGNFIAKLSTRPITGSKLEYSFLADRSRSRGFNFAYRFNPDGVASFRSHSFNHSLHWTQTLDDRTFYTVRTSIATNRDRSYLHEIGDIPVVDEDTPLVSSLAEAPFPFYVSSGAVVGFPGNNFLFGGDQKGYVNESARSFRLKADATRQIGIIHEAKIGVDLQLHRLSRQNLVVLFNGDQYRVPTIPAVNAPAHDRYEDQKVTEFSAFAQDKLEFDDFIINVGLRYEHFNPHGKYVPNLLNPFVEDFTTDLGEATTKNILLPRLGVSFPITDTGIIHFSYGHFAQMPPLRSMYVNPEFEFPVGGTLYGNTNLRPERTVQYEIGLQQQLTSQLAFDITGFFKDIRDYLATQTIRFSTIAGQDQYSIQLNRDYANVKGVTFALTKRRARNGLVSATVDYTFQVAEGNRTDSDAFFFNTLSGRENELEIIPLNFDVRHTFSSTLTLSRPGNWSAGFIGQATTGYPYTPLLIDQKIDQLPNQERKPNNYKLDFTASKDVRVSDRARLRVFAKVFNVLDHLNERFVFNDTGRATYSLAEQRGQFAAWETALELGLPGIHSPDEYQSRPQYYSRPREVRVGATLNF; encoded by the coding sequence ATGCGAAGTACACGGGTACTGCTCCTACTCCTATTCGTCCTGATCATACCCGAAGCCCACGCCCAGGTCGGCAAGATTGCCGGCCGGGTCACGGATGCCGTCTCCGGTGAGCCGCTGATCGGTGTCAACGTGCTGATCGAGAGCACACAGCAGGGAACGGTAACGGATCTGGATGGCAACTATGTCATCCTCAATGTGAGGCCCGGCGACTATACGCTGGTGTTCTCGTACATCGGTTTCGCCACCCAGCGCATCAATGAGGTGCGCGTGATTACCGGCCAGACCACCCGGTACGACCTGGAGATGTCCGAGCAGGTCATCGAAGGTGAGGAGGTGATCGTCACGGCCGAGCGCCCGTTGATCCAGAAGGACCTCACGGCTTCCAAGAAGACCGTGCTGGCCGAAGAAATCGAGGCCCTGCCGGTCGAGAGCTTCTTCGGTGTGCTGGTGACGCAGGCCGGTGTCACCACAGGACCCGGAGGCGAAATCCACGTGCGCGGCGGTCGCTCCAATGAGGTGGCCTATCTGGTTGACGGCATGTCCGTGGGTAACCCCTTCTCCACGAACGGGCTTGCCACCTCCGTCGCGACCGATGCGATTCAGGAGATGACAGTGATCTCGGGCGCCTTCAACGCGGAATATGGCAAGGCGATGTCCGGAATCGTCAATCTCGTCACCAAGGAGGGCGGCGATCGGTATGAGGGGTCCTTCTCCTTCTACGGCGGCGACACCTGGACCCGTCATGAGGATCTGTACCTGTCGCCCGGCTTCATGAGCTCGGAGGCCGGCCGACTTGGCGTGTACACCATGGAAGGCACACTCAGTGGCCCTCTGCCTTTTGCCAGGAAGGTGCGCGTATTTCTTTCCGGACGGCTCGATGAATCCGAGGGATACATCTGGGGCCGGCGGGAGCATCTGCCCAGTGATTCGGCCAACTTCAACGGCGACGAGGGCCTGCTTGAAACCATTCGCGAGTTCATTCCGGACTACAACGGACCGGCGTGGTACTACGAGCTGCACGGCAAGCCCTGGTATGAGTACGGCGAGGGCGAGGAGATCCCGGCGGACCCCGTCAACATGAATCCCAGCGAAGGCGGCAACTTCATCGCCAAGCTGTCTACCCGGCCCATCACCGGCAGCAAGCTGGAGTATTCCTTCCTGGCGGATCGGTCCCGAAGCCGCGGATTCAACTTTGCCTACCGATTCAACCCTGACGGGGTGGCCAGCTTCCGGAGCCACAGCTTCAACCATTCACTGCACTGGACCCAAACCCTGGACGACCGCACGTTCTACACGGTTCGGACTTCAATCGCAACGAACCGCGACCGAAGCTATCTGCACGAGATCGGGGATATCCCGGTCGTCGATGAGGACACGCCGCTCGTCAGTTCGCTGGCCGAGGCGCCCTTCCCCTTCTATGTGTCCAGCGGCGCAGTCGTCGGCTTCCCCGGCAACAACTTTCTCTTCGGCGGGGACCAGAAAGGCTACGTGAACGAGTCCGCTCGGTCCTTCCGGCTGAAGGCCGATGCGACCCGCCAGATTGGCATCATTCACGAAGCCAAGATTGGGGTGGACCTCCAGTTGCATCGGCTCAGCAGACAGAACCTGGTGGTCCTCTTCAACGGAGACCAGTACCGGGTGCCTACGATCCCTGCCGTCAACGCGCCCGCGCACGACCGCTATGAGGACCAGAAGGTCACCGAGTTCAGTGCATTCGCCCAGGACAAGCTGGAGTTCGACGACTTCATCATCAACGTCGGACTGCGCTACGAGCACTTCAATCCGCACGGTAAGTACGTGCCGAACCTGTTGAATCCTTTCGTGGAGGACTTCACGACAGATCTGGGCGAGGCGACCACCAAGAACATTCTGCTGCCCCGACTGGGCGTCAGCTTCCCCATCACGGACACCGGCATCATCCACTTCTCATACGGGCATTTTGCCCAGATGCCGCCGCTTCGCTCGATGTACGTCAATCCGGAGTTCGAATTCCCGGTCGGTGGAACCCTGTACGGAAATACCAACCTGCGGCCTGAGCGCACCGTGCAGTACGAGATCGGTCTGCAACAGCAGTTGACGAGTCAGCTGGCTTTCGATATCACGGGCTTCTTCAAGGACATCCGCGACTACCTGGCGACACAGACCATTCGGTTCTCCACAATCGCGGGACAGGATCAGTACAGCATCCAGCTCAACCGCGACTACGCCAACGTGAAGGGTGTCACCTTTGCGTTGACCAAACGCCGAGCACGCAACGGGTTGGTCTCGGCGACTGTGGACTACACGTTCCAGGTGGCGGAGGGTAACCGGACGGATAGCGATGCCTTCTTCTTCAACACCCTGTCCGGGCGCGAGAATGAGCTGGAGATCATCCCGCTCAATTTCGATGTGCGACACACCTTCTCGAGCACGCTCACGCTGTCCCGCCCTGGAAACTGGAGCGCCGGCTTCATTGGTCAAGCGACCACCGGGTACCCCTACACGCCGCTGCTCATCGACCAGAAGATCGATCAGTTGCCGAATCAGGAGCGCAAGCCCAACAACTACAAGCTTGACTTCACCGCCTCCAAGGATGTTCGCGTATCGGACCGGGCCCGACTTCGGGTGTTCGCAAAAGTCTTCAACGTGCTCGATCACCTGAACGAGCGCTTTGTTTTCAACGACACGGGACGCGCTACCTACTCCCTCGCCGAGCAGCGCGGGCAATTCGCCGCCTGGGAAACCGCGCTCGAATTGGGACTGCCCGGCATCCACTCGCCGGACGAGTATCAGTCCCGCCCCCAGTACTACTCACGCCCACGCGAAGTCCGCGTCGGCGCAACCCTGAATTTCTAG